The genomic interval AAATTGAGTTAATAACTTTGAACTTAGTTAAGAACATTTTGCTCTTCTGTAGTATCTTCCATTTAAGTCTCAAAAGCATCTTACAGATTTTGAATTTCTCCCCACAGCACCACTTGAGGCTTGGAAgtatttttattcttattttgcATGTGGAAACTGAGATAGAGGTCAtgagacttgcccaagatcacacaggaaatctatcAGAATTGGTCCTGTCTCCCAACCCCATGCTGTTAGCCATAAGACCTCATTTTTCCACAGAGAAGGGTATTGATGTTTGAGCTGGAAAAGAACCTATCTCGCTTGCTTAGCTGAAGATGCACAGGGAACAGATATATTGTCAGATGATGCCTGTTTTCAATAGTTACTTTCTGGATTACACAGTTATTTTATATACATCTTTTTTTTAGCTGAGGAAGTATCAACTGTTAgccaaaaatcatgaaatttccCTGCTGATAGTCCACTGACCGTTGTTCTCGTCATTTAAGACTGCTCTTAACTGTATTCCCTTCCCTTATATCTACCTGATAATATTACTGTCATCTTATAGTTTGATtccatttgttctttttctcATCTTACAACCAAAAAAcagataaatgaaaatatttcatttaactttgGCAATTGAGGTATATATTGAGCTATAGGTACATGTGTATTGTAGGAACACACCATAGAACAAATTCTTTATCTTTAGCCACAAATGCTCAAATTACTTTTATGAAAAATATAGTTTCTGTCCATCTTAGTTTGGACAGAACTCAATGTAAAACTCAAAACATAGTTTTCTTCTAGTGAAGAGAATATTGTAAGtgaaaaattacaaacaaaataataaaaaagagtaAAGAATTTGTACCATAAATTgctattatattattttaaacatgAACTAATGCTTTCTTATTTTGTACTAGGGTGAGCAGAAGCTAAGTGGTGTCTAAACACAACATAGACAAATGGaaagcaatttttatttttttaaatgggaaaatattttactATTTCATCCTGTAATAGTCTTTCAGTGTAATTAGTCTTTCCGGCCCCCTTCACTTCTTAAAGTTGGTTCTGAACAAGGGGAAAGAGAACAGTGTTCAGgggcaaaaaaaacttcagtagACTGGCTACCTTGTTTATagtccaaatatttatttttgtatttataaagTGCCTTCAAGTTACACGTAGGCACTAATACAAATTTTTACAAACTATGATGGACTCTCAATATGGCTTATAAAACTAagcagcttttctctctctctcacgcacactcacacacagcACCTGATTGCTAACAAATCCTCTGCCAGTCACAGTGCCAGACTAAACTGATGGATGTTGCAACCTGTCCTAAAATGCTGCCAAACTCTGGCAGACTTTAAAGAGGAATAAATTCCAAAGATGAGTCTGTTAGAGGATACCTTGCTGCCAACCCTAGAGTTCAAGTGCCAAGCCACATAAGGTTTAGCTATTAACCCCTTCGATTAACCCTTCAGCAAGCAGAATTCCAGTACAGAGAAGTGTTATGTGCTGTGTATGTCATGTTCACACTTGTTAAACAATATTCTGGACTAGTTGAAACTTCTGAATAACTCAAATAAAAAGTACATTACAGTGGTCCAGCCTGGAAGTGCCAAAGGTATGGCTAAGCACTGAGGTCCTACTCAGGACGGGCTGTATTCTTTGGGTCAGCTGTTGATTGGGGAAGGTCTCTTGAGCCATTGCTCTTAACTGAATATCAGGGCCCAGTGCTGGATGCATTATGAACCCATGATAGCATATCACATAATTAAGCAACAGCATACATCCTTAATGGAGGGAACAGTCTGCCCCCAACCATCTCTCCAGATGTCTTCCCAATAACCAGCAGCATTATTTCCATCTTGTTTAGCTTTCATCCAGAATGCTATCTCTGACAAGTATCAACTGGAAAGCAAACTGTAGTTGAAGGAAAACCAAAAATGGGTATCAGCACAGTGGTAAAGCAGCAGCCCCAAAGTCTGTTTCCCTCAGTCACCTTCATGTACATATAGAGGGAATGGCTATGAACGTCATCATTTTCAGAACTAAATGAGATTTATTTTTTCAGTGCAACTTTCACTTAATCCAAGCAGCATACCTACTCTCCCATGCAAATATCCTAAACTAATCTAGCAATTTTTCCTATAGGCTTGGAAAGAAGAGAGATTGTTCTGTTTAATACTTTGAAAATGCTCATACACTGTGGTTGTGGTACCATCTGAGTAGTTAAATTGAATACAAAAGGTGGCGAGATAGAATACAGCTGGACCTCAAAAATCAAATTGCTCAGTGTTCCCTGGGAGGAACAAACACAGCCTCTGTAATCCAGCTTGTTCATACCTACTAGTACTTGCCTTGTGGTCAGTCATATTAAAGGTTGCTAAGAGTAAACAGTATCTGTATGGACTCATGCTCTTTCCGTTATTACCCGAAGATCAACCAAAAAATCAGTGCAGTGTCTGTGCCTTACGTAATTTGAAAACCCAGTGTAATAAAGATTAGGGGAAACCAGAGAAGTCTTAAATAATGCATAAGCTGACTAACCACTACCTTCTGAGTAACCTTCCTGTAAAGGAAGGTTTGAGTGATCATAGATATAGTCTGTttttagtaaaataaataataaaagtgaaTCAAATAATATAATTAGTACCCAAATGTATcaagcattccccccccccccccccaataaaggTACTATTGGAGGTTGCAGGATGGTTTTCTACTAAATCAAAGGTATATGGCTGTAAACCTGGCACTGTGACCACAAATAGTGACTTAGAATATCTAGAATTAGTAGGCAGCAACCTATTGGGAAATGAGCTTTCTAAATAGGTGCATTGGTAGAGTGGAAATCTATAGATTTATTATATCTATATTTTTACCTGTCACTTTCAGTGGGACACAGGAGTGAATTTAATCTCACtcgtgttatttttatttttttagaccaTTTTACTATCCAGATATGTCAGTTTTGCTAAATTATCACTTTCATACTACCTTTGTGGAAAAGAAGATTTTTGGCTTACTTTGCTCAAATGACAATTTTCACTTAGTTAATAGTATTTTTGAGAGGGGAGAGGAACTGCAGTCTTCCCCCCACAAATTGGAGCATTTTTGAGACCAGATCAAAGGTACTGAGTTTTGCATTTTCATGCAAGAAAGTGAATGCAATAGCAGATATAATGGACTTGCATGGTGAGTAGTATTAGGACTAGGATGCTCTTTGTCACTGAGATTATGGTGTCATCCTCCGAATATAATTCAGAGTTTGAAGTAACCTTCAATGACTTCTCAATTTAAACTTTAATCTAAACCTCAATTCACATTACAAGCTGTCACACCACAAAATAGCAGCCTTCTAAACTGTGGGTTTTGTTTGTCTTACTGTAGTAAAGTATGTGCTCAGTGCTTTAAAATGCATTGATAGTTTCAATCTCAAATTGTAAATGTCACATTACTAAACTCCTATTGCCTGTGAAATAGCTATGTAATCACTTTTTAACATGGTTCTGAAGTTAGGGAAGAAAACTTCTTTGTAAACTTACAAAATGTTCTTAACTTGTCATGGATAGTTTTATTTACAACAGGTCTAGACAACAGAATGAAATCATTAATGGCTGAAGAGGAAAGAATTTTTTGAATTAGAGCAgtgtgtgcattttaaaaaaaattaataatttagtgTGGAAAATATGCTCAATTATATTTTATTGGCACATAAAATAGCAAGTGTACCACCAAAGTGTGCATGCTTATTATTGCACATTAACACAGAAAAATCCTTGTATACCATCTCTTTTTCCTCGAATTTGTTTGGAAAACCTTTTGGTTATAGTTTCATAATATTACTATCTTCAAGAATTATACtcttctaaaattaaaaaaataattttcaaactcCATTATGTGATGAGGGCTTAACTAAAGACTTTCCCATTAAGCTCATCCGTTTTCACTGTACATGCTTTCAGCAATATTTACAAATTGCACATGGGATACTTTTATAGAGGGAGTATTGtcctttttaatgcagtttacGATGGCGGTACCTGCCAGCTTTTTCTTTTGCTGCATTGGCACAAGCATTGTGCTTATTTTGTTGTAAGTGGTTCCAGTATTTGATCAGTTCACTAGGCTGGAACTGATGGGAGGTAATTAGGTGGCTATATTTACAGCTGGAATAAGAAACTCGCCAGTGATTGAAGACAAACTCATTGGGTGGGGGCATAGGGTCAATTCGCAACTTGGCAAGACAGATCCCCACATATACATCCTCTAAGTGCAAGCGTTTGATACTTAAAGAGACTTTAAATATCTTTTCTGCCAAATCTCCAGAAAAGACATAACCAGTTCCTGAGCAGAATACAGGGTAACGCTCACTTGGATACAGATCAGGTGGCATATACCACTTGCTATCCTTGTTCCTATTAGGTGCATACCCTCTCATTAGGTAACCTGTAAAATATTTGTGCCTTGGAGGCAGTTCTGGCTTCAGAAGCTTATGTATTAAATACTCAGTATTGACAAACATATCACTGTCAGTTTTCATAACATAAGGAACATTTGGACAGTAGGTGGCAACCCAGTTCATCCCCATAAGAGTTTTAATAGTTAAGTTATAATAAGTGTCTAAATATTCTTGTTGAATAACGTCATGGTATTGTCTGCTTTCCTCCAGTATGGCACGTTGAAGGTATCCATTTAGTTTAATGCTTAAGCCCAGCAAAAAAATGCGAATAATTTGGATACCCGGTGCCAGGCTTTCATTACCCCACGTTTGCCGAATAGCTTGTCTAGCTTCCACTTGGCCTGGTTCTGCAGCTATGAGTAGTATTAGAAAAGGACTCTTCTCCTGGCATTTTTCGGGctcatttattatatatttaaaatgatatGAAGTTGGATGTCCAGTACCTTTCTCATTATAAATACTTCCATTGGCACTGAGTGTATTCTCTAAACCAGTTACTCCTTGTGGTGACAGGTCAGTGTTGTTGGAATTAGTGACTGTGTGAGGCCTAAGAGTCTGAGGGACTGTATCCTTCCAAATATTCCTCAGAGAGCTGTGGTTTGTCTCGCTTTTTGTAGACCTAAATCCTCGAATAGTGTAAGCCACAGGATTTTCTTTgaatccagccctgcctggcagccAGTCATGATGATTAAAGAACAGAAACATAGCAAAAAGAAACACGAGAGAAAGCAGACCAATAAGATGGGTGCGAAACAGAGACCTTTTGGCATTCCACGTCATTTTTGCAAAACAGCAGTGTCGTCTTCTCCACTGAAGCATGTTGTACATATCCAACAATGGGATGTGAGATAATGGTTGAACAAAAtgctttttcctttccttttgaaTCCACTGCTATTCTTTGGTATTCATCTTCTGTTATATTCACATTGAGTAATTCTCAGCAGAAGGGTCACCCAGCTGCATAGGTGAAAAAATAACCTTTTACAATTCACCTTAAGATCAggtttttataataaaaagttaCAATGAAAAATAAGTAGCAAATAAAATTTCAATTTTACGATAAAATATTAGTCTCAGTGTAATTATCTAAACAAAGTTGAATTCCACACTAAAAGGCAAACTTAATCTTTTTAGGTTAAAATGTACTTGACACTTTAGCATTTGGGAAACgtatagcactttacaaattaCAAAAAAGTTTTTGCTTTATATGGAGAGTGTATTCTAGATATTAATTGTCTTCTCCTTCCCACTGTGCAATAGAAGGTAGTTTGTTCAACTCTGGACAAGAAAGTCTGAGGCTGACTTAAATTAGCTCTATGTATAGTGAATGTAAAACTGTTCTACAATTCTTGAGAAAGGGCAAGTGAAAAGGCCATGATAACAGATGGGAAGATTTATTGGCATTAATTAAAATTGATTTGACATGCAGTGGGTAGTATGGCTCTCACAGTCAGAGGCCGTTTTTGTAAAATGGTCATGTTTGGGTAGTGGGACAGACGGTGCAAAGTTGATTATAGCAGAGTTCTGTTAGTCACAGTACACTGCTTGGCATGTTTTCATTGGCCCCTACTGTGTTCAGAAACTCAGTGAGAAGTTGCACCTGTCAACATTAATTTTTGGGGTCCAGTAACCTCACTACAGTTGTCACAGTAACAAATCATAAATGCATTCGTTCATCTTTGACTCACCTTTAACCTGTAGTTCCACAATGAGGGGTTGAAGAGAACATTTCCCGTACCTGAATCTTCTAtggttaattttaaaatgaaatatttaatttactATAGGGACGGAGAGTTCAGTTGTGTGTATAAAATAGGAAGTAAAATTACAcagtaatttcacaatttttatAGTAAACCACGGACTATTTTTAAtgctttccttgtttttaaagtaactaaCTTGTAAGCTTCTGTTAAAATGTTACAGTGAAGACAAAATTATACTAGCAGCTGCAGCTATAGAAAATTTGCTAACGTAGCTTTACAGCATGACTTCCCATCTCCTCATAAATTTATTTTGAGATTCAAGAGCAGAGTCAATATGGCAGCTTCATGATGCTGCATATTAAAAGCTGATCACATCATCTCATAAATGAGCCTTTCATTGCACAGTACAAATTTGTTCGTGATTTTCAATTTGCTCTAATTTATTTCTAGACTCTAGGGTTTTGAGTTGGAAAAAAAAAGCCTATCTTGTAGGAGTCCCATGGAAAACACTACTTTTATGTAAATGTGTAATTTATTTAATTACTTCGCTATCTTCCAAAGCCAATATTTGGATTAATTCTTCATTTAAAAGAAGGTAGTGACATGTTACATGGATAATTACAAGATTTAAACTGTAAAGATGTAATTTGAAAGGTTGGCACAGAGATAATTTATTAAATCATACTATAGTTAGAGATTAAAAATCTTTActtactcccccccacacacacacttatgtttgtatgtatatatagtCTACAAGTCTGTGCCCAAAAcatgtagaaaaataaaaatgattctaaaaaaaattctacataaaGCTTTTAAAGTGGCCATATGTCAGACTAAATTTAAAGTGAAAAAATGAATAGATCTTTCTGCAGAGGAAAGCTCATTCAAAATATTTGATTACAGTGCTGAAAGTATTATCTTACTGAATGAAAGCTATAGTTTGTCTATCTTACTAACCTCCACTAGGAGGAGCAAGTAAGTGGGGATTTTAACCATGATTTGCAACAATGTAAATGTATCTGAAAAGGCCATATAGTTCCAAAATTCTGCTTCTGAAACAGTAAAATATTGGCTCAGTGATAGATTAAACTCTTCTATATGAAGATTTTCTATTGTATGCAGTGCCTAAACCCACTGAGTTGAAGTAGTTTTCTCTGAAGTTGAAATTGTTTAATGGCTCATGTCGTTTATTTGATTCTGAGCTGCCTCTAAAACTATTTTAGAATGTGCACAACGCATACCTGTAACATGGAGGTTAAACTTATAAGTgataaaattatttaatttgaGAACTAACCTGAAATTGTCTGTGTGGGAGGAAATAAATCCCTAAGGTTTTAATTTTGAGCTGATCTGCCTATTCATGAacttgtgtgtgcgtgcgcgcgagagagagaaatatataaCACAGACAATGCGTTTTATGTGAAAAATCAGTGGTTTGAGTTTTAAATTTACAATAAAAGCAAATATAACAGTCTTACTTCAAATGAGTCTGTTCAGCCAACATCTCTCAGTACAATGAATATTTAATGCCAGCTTCTGATGGTGGGGATATATTTGGTAAAAAATTGTTATTCCATTACTTATGTATGTAGGCTCTTGTAGATTTCAGAAACTGAAAATACAAGATTTCTTGAAAAGCTGAATAAAGGATAGCAACTGCAGTTCAGTTTAACTTTGTAGCCACACTGAATTATTCCACTACCACAACTTTCTcttattaaatgcaaaatatttcagtgaatTTTATCTTGGTAACTGTAACTATTAAGTAATATTTTAATGTTGTAACTTTTTCCTGTGCACCCATTTTTAGTTAGAGGCACTTGAAAGTATTTGAGAATATTTCATGTGCAAATGTGTAGAACGAGCTTCTGAAAACTTGTTTTCAATTAATTTGCATAAGGAAATATTATAGGAATAGAGGATTTTAAAAGCTGAAGCTTATTTAGAATCTGCATGCTTATGTGGTctgtttaaattttttaataTGTTAAGCCTATCCTCAGCTCAAAACTTCATAAAAATGAGGTGATTTCTTCAAATGTTTCTTGAATTTTCATGCATTTTAATAAAACCGTATATTCAAAAATTGTATAATATTTCTTGTGTTTAAAAATGTCTGTTCACTAGGCTTATGGAAATATTTACTGGAAGGCTAAATTAAAACTTGATGTCTTCATTATGTCATTTGTAATTGtggttcaaaatattttaaaatgcatgaagGAAATTAAGAATTGTATCTCTAAGTATAAGAATAATTGTCCtttttgaggggggtgggggaagtatgACAGATTATATTACCTAATAAAATTTACCTAATGTTTAACAAACTGTGAGAAGTTGGCAGTATACATTATGAAAAGCATTAATGGTTTTGTTTCCTGCCACTTGACTGTTTTATTAGGTAGAGTATTCTCAAGCATTTGTTCAGTCAGTAATAttaagctgtatttttttttaaaaaagcttagaATTAACACATCCTGTGTTACTGGTAAGTGGGACTAAACCTACCCAGAGAGTCGAATAGTCACGTTGTCCTTTGAGTGCTATAGTATGCAGCTGTGCATTTTAAGTATATTATTTATAAAAGCTCTATTTGTTTCTCAACACTTGAATGTTTAGTGATTGATGTATTGTGAATAGACAAAGTTAGACTGTAGAATGCCtcttgaatgttttatttttggtCTTTGCTCCGCTTGTGTTTCAGCTCCTTCTATTTCCAGTAGTGCTCAATAATTATGGCTCTGCAGATTGAAGCATTAGTTTCAGCTCTGCATTTATACATCCTGGAATTTCATATTTTGATTAGCTCTGTGGG from Malaclemys terrapin pileata isolate rMalTer1 chromosome 8, rMalTer1.hap1, whole genome shotgun sequence carries:
- the B3GALT2 gene encoding beta-1,3-galactosyltransferase 2, which translates into the protein MYNMLQWRRRHCCFAKMTWNAKRSLFRTHLIGLLSLVFLFAMFLFFNHHDWLPGRAGFKENPVAYTIRGFRSTKSETNHSSLRNIWKDTVPQTLRPHTVTNSNNTDLSPQGVTGLENTLSANGSIYNEKGTGHPTSYHFKYIINEPEKCQEKSPFLILLIAAEPGQVEARQAIRQTWGNESLAPGIQIIRIFLLGLSIKLNGYLQRAILEESRQYHDVIQQEYLDTYYNLTIKTLMGMNWVATYCPNVPYVMKTDSDMFVNTEYLIHKLLKPELPPRHKYFTGYLMRGYAPNRNKDSKWYMPPDLYPSERYPVFCSGTGYVFSGDLAEKIFKVSLSIKRLHLEDVYVGICLAKLRIDPMPPPNEFVFNHWRVSYSSCKYSHLITSHQFQPSELIKYWNHLQQNKHNACANAAKEKAGRYRHRKLH